In one Rutidosis leptorrhynchoides isolate AG116_Rl617_1_P2 chromosome 8, CSIRO_AGI_Rlap_v1, whole genome shotgun sequence genomic region, the following are encoded:
- the LOC139864006 gene encoding uncharacterized protein yields the protein MKLLSINLWGSKKRIKRVWVKEMCYAKNIQFLGIQESKMSKLELVSLKSLWGNYTFDYAVSLSRGFSGGIISMWDPIFFVKERIWCDDNFIIVKGKWVNLTSTFFMINIYGPQTLTAKANLWERLSNFIRGNEGVFVLFGDMNEVRNEDERFGSSFNVVEANTFNSFIVDTGLLDIPLSDRRFTWMNKAGSKMSRIDRVLVSHNAL from the coding sequence ATGAAGCTTTTATCGATCAATCTGTGGGGGAGTAAGAAGAGGATAAAGCGTGTTTGGGTGAAAGAGATGTGTTACGCTAAGAATATTCAGTTTTTAGGCATTCAAGAGTCCAAAATGTCTAAACTTGAACTGGTTAGCCTAAAGTCTTTATGGGGTAATTACACGTTCGATTATGCGGTGTCGTTATCGAGGGGTTTCTCAGGTGGAATTATTTCGATGTGGGACCCAATTTTTTTTGTAAAGGAGCGTATATGGTGTGATGACAATTTCATTATCGTCAAAGGTAAATGGGTCAATTTGACTTCCACTTTTTTCATGATAAATATATATGGACCCCAAACTTTGACAGCAAAAGCTAATTTATGGGAGAGACTTTCAAACTTCATCCGAGGTAATGAAGGTGTATTTGTACTTTTTGGTGACATGAATGAAGTTCGAAATGAAGACGAGCGTTTTGGTTCATCATTCAATGTGGTTGAAGCCAATACATTTAACTCCTTTATTGTTGATACGGGTTTGTTGGATATTCCGTTAAGCGATCGTCGCTTCACATGGATGAATAAGGCAGGGTCGAAAATGAGTAGAATAGATAGGGTCCTTGTGTCTCATAATGCTTTGTAA